Proteins encoded in a region of the Scyliorhinus torazame isolate Kashiwa2021f chromosome 1, sScyTor2.1, whole genome shotgun sequence genome:
- the LOC140419129 gene encoding uncharacterized protein, which translates to MLSVQKIEQTQKAVQATHLVAQSAIAQPRSIVKNKSFSLSDESDEDSVPTIQNTKAIRLAPLKRKRVRVGSKKIEEDGETITRNIFDHQWVHEQIDPSKIDEWSKGLPHPKKGGKITWDGIHRLQAIYSLHPFDGVQILTIMLGTRISSTLRNEVEVALGDDLQNLEAGWLTIKNWLLQFRPPRTNWSKITACFQKKNEDIQDFEERFLRTWMEYSGMTLDKENDTWDASTLSPLKTAFIAGVKPGVSAALNLVLPAWATAGTYRDIVDRCIQIDRGLHN; encoded by the coding sequence atgctttctgtacaaaagattgaacaaactcagaaagcagtccaagccacccacctagtggcacaatcggcaattgcacagccgagatcaattgttaaaaataaatcattttctctgtcggatgaatcagacgaagatagtgttcctacaatacaaaatactaaagcaattcgactagcccctttaaaacgcaaacgggttagagttggaagcaaaaaaatagaagaagatggtgaaactatcactagaaacatatttgaccaccaatgggttcatgaacaaattgatccttctaaaattgacgaatggtccaagggtcttccacaccctaaaaagggtggtaagatcacatgggatggaattcacagattacaagccatttacagtctccacccatttgatggagtacaaattctgactatcatgctaggtactcgtataagttcaacccttagaaatgaagtagaagttgcccttggagacgatttgcaaaatttagaagctggttggctaacaatcaagaattggctattacaatttcgccccccgaggaccaattggtctaagatcacagcttgctttcaaaaaaagaatgaagatattcaggattttgaggaaagatttttacgtacttggatggaatattcagggatgacactcgacaaggaaaatgacacatgggatgcaagcactttaagtccattaaaaacggcttttatagccggtgttaaacctggagtttctgctgccttgaatttggttttaccagcttggg